In Mytilus edulis chromosome 4, xbMytEdul2.2, whole genome shotgun sequence, the following proteins share a genomic window:
- the LOC139521046 gene encoding CREB3 regulatory factor-like isoform X4, whose protein sequence is MDPYLSSVYVTEQSLYDPPIRDKTSLDTSVYASSPNSLFMYEQEKADMQSSLGNMTCSRKNEDFDLNSKLETSCDIALPMSKGSPMFIAETSESQSNTWPMDTKSDVDFLNCDVFQMDEEMDNPTLAELNASESLLDDLASIVGPNSSVNNKNKTWKQENGSEISEQVQQLKGNWSSTVQLPQISQQSSLARPVFCARKPSATVTSESDNNTVSTRMSQLLHIQTSPIKIESESTTSPVQSVPNPKIPTSPAKRKQNISNKEVDEKWEEIKHYIYDDDEQDEDIPQPKQTRLSTDSYKSVVTSNDESDMESDRESHDSDSDYDDHDDNSQDSWSYKHETDSSQRKSRQYFWQYNLQSKGPKGARVSFEQLEQDDPHVVKDFEDPVFDPVASKNVAGTTIRHGGKARRGDGTDVSPNPKKLYQIGQQINKLNKQIDSFIPLSEMPVSSRNKSKKEKNKLASRACRLKKKAQHEAYKIKLHGLDMEHKQLLQLTQDMKQKFTQVLQKTLPERKIVKQEGTDDLQMTQYLEKTAEKAYTYKVAGDTSEFVNRVLCKVEEGDPTGGLDQS, encoded by the exons ATGGATCCATATTTAAGCAGTGTATATGTAACTGAACAATCATTATATGACCCACCTATAAGAGACAAAACAAGTTTGGATACATCAGTGTATGCATCTAGTCCAAATTCATTATTCATGTATGAACAGGAGAAAGCTGATATGCAAAGCTCCCTTGGGAATATGACATGTAGTAGAAAGAATGAGGACTTTGACTTGAATTCTAAGTTGGAAACTTCTTGTGATATTGCTCTGCCTATGTCTAAAGGTTCACCAATGTTCATAGCAGAAACATCAGAGTCTCAGTCAAATACATGGCCAATGGACACAAAAAGTGATGTGGATTTTCTAAATTGTGATGTTTTTCAAATGGATGAAGAAATGGACAACCCAACTTTAGCTGAACTGAATGCTTCAGAATCACTATTAGATGATTTAGCTAGCATAGTTGGTCCAAATTCTAGtgtcaataacaaaaataaaacatggaaACAAGAAAATGGGTCAGAAATCTCTGAACAAGTGCAGCAGTTGAAGGGCAATTGGTCTTCAACAGTTCAGCTGCCTCAAATATCACAGCAAAGTTCACTTGCTAGACCTGTCTTTTGTGCAAGAAAACCATCAGCAACTGTTACTTCAGAATCTGATAATAACACTGTATCAACTAGAATGAGTCAGTTGCTGCATATTCAAACCAGTCCTATTAAAATTGAATCAGAGTCCACCACTAGTCCAGTTCAAAGTGTGCCTAACCCAAAGATTCCGACAAGTCCTGCAAAACGAAAACAGAATATTAGCAACAAAGAGGTTGATGAAAAGTGGGAAGAGATCAAACATTATATATATGACGATGATGAGCAGGACGAAGACATACCACAACCAAAACAAACAAGACTCAGTACAG ACTCTTACAAGTCTGTTGTAACATCCAATGATGAATCGGACATGGAAAGTGATCGTGAATCTCATGACTCag ATTCTGATTATGATGACCATGATGACAACAGTCAAGATTCATGGTCATATAAACATGAAACCGACAGCTCACAGAGAAAGTCTCGACAGTATTTCTGGCAATATAATTTACAATCAAAAGGACCTAAAGGTGCCCGTGTTAGTTTTGAACAATTAGAACAAGATGATCCACATGTTGTAAAGGATTTTGAAGATCCAGTATTTGATCCTGTGGCAAGTAAAAATGTTGCAGGAACGACAATACGTCATGGCGGTAAAGCTCGCAGAGGAGATGGAACTGATGTCTCTCCGAATCCAAAGAAACTTTATCAGATTGGACAGCAAATTAATAAGTTAAACAAACAAATAGACTCTTTTATTCCATTGAGTGAAATGCCAGTCTCAAGTCGGAATAAGtccaaaaaagagaaaaacaagtTGGCTTCCAG AGCTTGTCGTCTAAAGAAAAAGGCCCAGCATGAAGCTTACAAAATCAAGTTACATGGCTTAGACATGGAACATAAGCAGCTGCTACAACTTACACAAGATATGAAGCAGAAATTTACACAAGTCCTTCAGAAAACTCTACCAGAAAGGAAAATAGTCAAACAAGAAGGCACAGATGACCTTCAAATGACACAGTACTTAGAAAAAACAGCAGAAAAGGCTTACA CATACAAAGTGGCTGGTGATACATCAGAGTTTGTAAACCGAGTGCTCTGTAAAGTAGAGGAAGGGGATCCTACAGGTGGTCTAGATCAATCATAG
- the LOC139521046 gene encoding uncharacterized protein isoform X3, giving the protein MPYTPVQQQMTFGYNQAQQRPRRMDPYLSSVYVTEQSLYDPPIRDKTSLDTSVYASSPNSLFMYEQEKADMQSSLGNMTCSRKNEDFDLNSKLETSCDIALPMSKGSPMFIAETSESQSNTWPMDTKSDVDFLNCDVFQMDEEMDNPTLAELNASESLLDDLASIVGPNSSVNNKNKTWKQENGSEISEQVQQLKGNWSSTVQLPQISQQSSLARPVFCARKPSATVTSESDNNTVSTRMSQLLHIQTSPIKIESESTTSPVQSVPNPKIPTSPAKRKQNISNKEVDEKWEEIKHYIYDDDEQDEDIPQPKQTRLSTDSYKSVVTSNDESDMESDRESHDSDSDYDDHDDNSQDSWSYKHETDSSQRKSRQYFWQYNLQSKGPKGARVSFEQLEQDDPHVVKDFEDPVFDPVASKNVAGTTIRHGGKARRGDGTDVSPNPKKLYQIGQQINKLNKQIDSFIPLSEMPVSSRNKSKKEKNKLASRACRLKKKAQHEAYKIKLHGLDMEHKQLLQLTQDMKQKFTQVLQKTLPERKIVKQEGTDDLQMTQYLEKTAEKAYTYKVAGDTSEFVNRVLCKVEEGDPTGGLDQS; this is encoded by the exons ATGCCATATACACCAGTTCAACAACAGATGACCTTTGGTTACAACCAGGCCCAGCAACGG CCAAGAAGAATGGATCCATATTTAAGCAGTGTATATGTAACTGAACAATCATTATATGACCCACCTATAAGAGACAAAACAAGTTTGGATACATCAGTGTATGCATCTAGTCCAAATTCATTATTCATGTATGAACAGGAGAAAGCTGATATGCAAAGCTCCCTTGGGAATATGACATGTAGTAGAAAGAATGAGGACTTTGACTTGAATTCTAAGTTGGAAACTTCTTGTGATATTGCTCTGCCTATGTCTAAAGGTTCACCAATGTTCATAGCAGAAACATCAGAGTCTCAGTCAAATACATGGCCAATGGACACAAAAAGTGATGTGGATTTTCTAAATTGTGATGTTTTTCAAATGGATGAAGAAATGGACAACCCAACTTTAGCTGAACTGAATGCTTCAGAATCACTATTAGATGATTTAGCTAGCATAGTTGGTCCAAATTCTAGtgtcaataacaaaaataaaacatggaaACAAGAAAATGGGTCAGAAATCTCTGAACAAGTGCAGCAGTTGAAGGGCAATTGGTCTTCAACAGTTCAGCTGCCTCAAATATCACAGCAAAGTTCACTTGCTAGACCTGTCTTTTGTGCAAGAAAACCATCAGCAACTGTTACTTCAGAATCTGATAATAACACTGTATCAACTAGAATGAGTCAGTTGCTGCATATTCAAACCAGTCCTATTAAAATTGAATCAGAGTCCACCACTAGTCCAGTTCAAAGTGTGCCTAACCCAAAGATTCCGACAAGTCCTGCAAAACGAAAACAGAATATTAGCAACAAAGAGGTTGATGAAAAGTGGGAAGAGATCAAACATTATATATATGACGATGATGAGCAGGACGAAGACATACCACAACCAAAACAAACAAGACTCAGTACAG ACTCTTACAAGTCTGTTGTAACATCCAATGATGAATCGGACATGGAAAGTGATCGTGAATCTCATGACTCag ATTCTGATTATGATGACCATGATGACAACAGTCAAGATTCATGGTCATATAAACATGAAACCGACAGCTCACAGAGAAAGTCTCGACAGTATTTCTGGCAATATAATTTACAATCAAAAGGACCTAAAGGTGCCCGTGTTAGTTTTGAACAATTAGAACAAGATGATCCACATGTTGTAAAGGATTTTGAAGATCCAGTATTTGATCCTGTGGCAAGTAAAAATGTTGCAGGAACGACAATACGTCATGGCGGTAAAGCTCGCAGAGGAGATGGAACTGATGTCTCTCCGAATCCAAAGAAACTTTATCAGATTGGACAGCAAATTAATAAGTTAAACAAACAAATAGACTCTTTTATTCCATTGAGTGAAATGCCAGTCTCAAGTCGGAATAAGtccaaaaaagagaaaaacaagtTGGCTTCCAG AGCTTGTCGTCTAAAGAAAAAGGCCCAGCATGAAGCTTACAAAATCAAGTTACATGGCTTAGACATGGAACATAAGCAGCTGCTACAACTTACACAAGATATGAAGCAGAAATTTACACAAGTCCTTCAGAAAACTCTACCAGAAAGGAAAATAGTCAAACAAGAAGGCACAGATGACCTTCAAATGACACAGTACTTAGAAAAAACAGCAGAAAAGGCTTACA CATACAAAGTGGCTGGTGATACATCAGAGTTTGTAAACCGAGTGCTCTGTAAAGTAGAGGAAGGGGATCCTACAGGTGGTCTAGATCAATCATAG
- the LOC139521046 gene encoding uncharacterized protein isoform X2, whose protein sequence is MTKLEYSLGTFKFFGYPYSTCGCYYNCMPYTPVQQQMTFGYNQAQQRPRRMDPYLSSVYVTEQSLYDPPIRDKTSLDTSVYASSPNSLFMYEQEKADMQSSLGNMTCSRKNEDFDLNSKLETSCDIALPMSKGSPMFIAETSESQSNTWPMDTKSDVDFLNCDVFQMDEEMDNPTLAELNASESLLDDLASIVGPNSSVNNKNKTWKQENGSEISEQVQQLKGNWSSTVQLPQISQQSSLARPVFCARKPSATVTSESDNNTVSTRMSQLLHIQTSPIKIESESTTSPVQSVPNPKIPTSPAKRKQNISNKEVDEKWEEIKHYIYDDDEQDEDIPQPKQTRLSTDSYKSVVTSNDESDMESDRESHDSDSDYDDHDDNSQDSWSYKHETDSSQRKSRQYFWQYNLQSKGPKGARVSFEQLEQDDPHVVKDFEDPVFDPVASKNVAGTTIRHGGKARRGDGTDVSPNPKKLYQIGQQINKLNKQIDSFIPLSEMPVSSRNKSKKEKNKLASRACRLKKKAQHEAYKIKLHGLDMEHKQLLQLTQDMKQKFTQVLQKTLPERKIVKQEGTDDLQMTQYLEKTAEKAYTYKVAGDTSEFVNRVLCKVEEGDPTGGLDQS, encoded by the exons ATGACAAAATTGGAATATAGTCTTGGGACATTCAAGTT TTTTGGTTACCCATACTCGACTTGTGGTTGTTATTACAATTGTATGCCATATACACCAGTTCAACAACAGATGACCTTTGGTTACAACCAGGCCCAGCAACGG CCAAGAAGAATGGATCCATATTTAAGCAGTGTATATGTAACTGAACAATCATTATATGACCCACCTATAAGAGACAAAACAAGTTTGGATACATCAGTGTATGCATCTAGTCCAAATTCATTATTCATGTATGAACAGGAGAAAGCTGATATGCAAAGCTCCCTTGGGAATATGACATGTAGTAGAAAGAATGAGGACTTTGACTTGAATTCTAAGTTGGAAACTTCTTGTGATATTGCTCTGCCTATGTCTAAAGGTTCACCAATGTTCATAGCAGAAACATCAGAGTCTCAGTCAAATACATGGCCAATGGACACAAAAAGTGATGTGGATTTTCTAAATTGTGATGTTTTTCAAATGGATGAAGAAATGGACAACCCAACTTTAGCTGAACTGAATGCTTCAGAATCACTATTAGATGATTTAGCTAGCATAGTTGGTCCAAATTCTAGtgtcaataacaaaaataaaacatggaaACAAGAAAATGGGTCAGAAATCTCTGAACAAGTGCAGCAGTTGAAGGGCAATTGGTCTTCAACAGTTCAGCTGCCTCAAATATCACAGCAAAGTTCACTTGCTAGACCTGTCTTTTGTGCAAGAAAACCATCAGCAACTGTTACTTCAGAATCTGATAATAACACTGTATCAACTAGAATGAGTCAGTTGCTGCATATTCAAACCAGTCCTATTAAAATTGAATCAGAGTCCACCACTAGTCCAGTTCAAAGTGTGCCTAACCCAAAGATTCCGACAAGTCCTGCAAAACGAAAACAGAATATTAGCAACAAAGAGGTTGATGAAAAGTGGGAAGAGATCAAACATTATATATATGACGATGATGAGCAGGACGAAGACATACCACAACCAAAACAAACAAGACTCAGTACAG ACTCTTACAAGTCTGTTGTAACATCCAATGATGAATCGGACATGGAAAGTGATCGTGAATCTCATGACTCag ATTCTGATTATGATGACCATGATGACAACAGTCAAGATTCATGGTCATATAAACATGAAACCGACAGCTCACAGAGAAAGTCTCGACAGTATTTCTGGCAATATAATTTACAATCAAAAGGACCTAAAGGTGCCCGTGTTAGTTTTGAACAATTAGAACAAGATGATCCACATGTTGTAAAGGATTTTGAAGATCCAGTATTTGATCCTGTGGCAAGTAAAAATGTTGCAGGAACGACAATACGTCATGGCGGTAAAGCTCGCAGAGGAGATGGAACTGATGTCTCTCCGAATCCAAAGAAACTTTATCAGATTGGACAGCAAATTAATAAGTTAAACAAACAAATAGACTCTTTTATTCCATTGAGTGAAATGCCAGTCTCAAGTCGGAATAAGtccaaaaaagagaaaaacaagtTGGCTTCCAG AGCTTGTCGTCTAAAGAAAAAGGCCCAGCATGAAGCTTACAAAATCAAGTTACATGGCTTAGACATGGAACATAAGCAGCTGCTACAACTTACACAAGATATGAAGCAGAAATTTACACAAGTCCTTCAGAAAACTCTACCAGAAAGGAAAATAGTCAAACAAGAAGGCACAGATGACCTTCAAATGACACAGTACTTAGAAAAAACAGCAGAAAAGGCTTACA CATACAAAGTGGCTGGTGATACATCAGAGTTTGTAAACCGAGTGCTCTGTAAAGTAGAGGAAGGGGATCCTACAGGTGGTCTAGATCAATCATAG
- the LOC139521046 gene encoding uncharacterized protein isoform X1 codes for MEKRNFNCIPWFDLNSSRRFYMYNSFGYPYSTCGCYYNCMPYTPVQQQMTFGYNQAQQRPRRMDPYLSSVYVTEQSLYDPPIRDKTSLDTSVYASSPNSLFMYEQEKADMQSSLGNMTCSRKNEDFDLNSKLETSCDIALPMSKGSPMFIAETSESQSNTWPMDTKSDVDFLNCDVFQMDEEMDNPTLAELNASESLLDDLASIVGPNSSVNNKNKTWKQENGSEISEQVQQLKGNWSSTVQLPQISQQSSLARPVFCARKPSATVTSESDNNTVSTRMSQLLHIQTSPIKIESESTTSPVQSVPNPKIPTSPAKRKQNISNKEVDEKWEEIKHYIYDDDEQDEDIPQPKQTRLSTDSYKSVVTSNDESDMESDRESHDSDSDYDDHDDNSQDSWSYKHETDSSQRKSRQYFWQYNLQSKGPKGARVSFEQLEQDDPHVVKDFEDPVFDPVASKNVAGTTIRHGGKARRGDGTDVSPNPKKLYQIGQQINKLNKQIDSFIPLSEMPVSSRNKSKKEKNKLASRACRLKKKAQHEAYKIKLHGLDMEHKQLLQLTQDMKQKFTQVLQKTLPERKIVKQEGTDDLQMTQYLEKTAEKAYTYKVAGDTSEFVNRVLCKVEEGDPTGGLDQS; via the exons atggaaaaaagaaatttcaattgTATACCTTGGTTTGATCTAAATAGTTCAAGGAGATTTTATATGTATAACAG TTTTGGTTACCCATACTCGACTTGTGGTTGTTATTACAATTGTATGCCATATACACCAGTTCAACAACAGATGACCTTTGGTTACAACCAGGCCCAGCAACGG CCAAGAAGAATGGATCCATATTTAAGCAGTGTATATGTAACTGAACAATCATTATATGACCCACCTATAAGAGACAAAACAAGTTTGGATACATCAGTGTATGCATCTAGTCCAAATTCATTATTCATGTATGAACAGGAGAAAGCTGATATGCAAAGCTCCCTTGGGAATATGACATGTAGTAGAAAGAATGAGGACTTTGACTTGAATTCTAAGTTGGAAACTTCTTGTGATATTGCTCTGCCTATGTCTAAAGGTTCACCAATGTTCATAGCAGAAACATCAGAGTCTCAGTCAAATACATGGCCAATGGACACAAAAAGTGATGTGGATTTTCTAAATTGTGATGTTTTTCAAATGGATGAAGAAATGGACAACCCAACTTTAGCTGAACTGAATGCTTCAGAATCACTATTAGATGATTTAGCTAGCATAGTTGGTCCAAATTCTAGtgtcaataacaaaaataaaacatggaaACAAGAAAATGGGTCAGAAATCTCTGAACAAGTGCAGCAGTTGAAGGGCAATTGGTCTTCAACAGTTCAGCTGCCTCAAATATCACAGCAAAGTTCACTTGCTAGACCTGTCTTTTGTGCAAGAAAACCATCAGCAACTGTTACTTCAGAATCTGATAATAACACTGTATCAACTAGAATGAGTCAGTTGCTGCATATTCAAACCAGTCCTATTAAAATTGAATCAGAGTCCACCACTAGTCCAGTTCAAAGTGTGCCTAACCCAAAGATTCCGACAAGTCCTGCAAAACGAAAACAGAATATTAGCAACAAAGAGGTTGATGAAAAGTGGGAAGAGATCAAACATTATATATATGACGATGATGAGCAGGACGAAGACATACCACAACCAAAACAAACAAGACTCAGTACAG ACTCTTACAAGTCTGTTGTAACATCCAATGATGAATCGGACATGGAAAGTGATCGTGAATCTCATGACTCag ATTCTGATTATGATGACCATGATGACAACAGTCAAGATTCATGGTCATATAAACATGAAACCGACAGCTCACAGAGAAAGTCTCGACAGTATTTCTGGCAATATAATTTACAATCAAAAGGACCTAAAGGTGCCCGTGTTAGTTTTGAACAATTAGAACAAGATGATCCACATGTTGTAAAGGATTTTGAAGATCCAGTATTTGATCCTGTGGCAAGTAAAAATGTTGCAGGAACGACAATACGTCATGGCGGTAAAGCTCGCAGAGGAGATGGAACTGATGTCTCTCCGAATCCAAAGAAACTTTATCAGATTGGACAGCAAATTAATAAGTTAAACAAACAAATAGACTCTTTTATTCCATTGAGTGAAATGCCAGTCTCAAGTCGGAATAAGtccaaaaaagagaaaaacaagtTGGCTTCCAG AGCTTGTCGTCTAAAGAAAAAGGCCCAGCATGAAGCTTACAAAATCAAGTTACATGGCTTAGACATGGAACATAAGCAGCTGCTACAACTTACACAAGATATGAAGCAGAAATTTACACAAGTCCTTCAGAAAACTCTACCAGAAAGGAAAATAGTCAAACAAGAAGGCACAGATGACCTTCAAATGACACAGTACTTAGAAAAAACAGCAGAAAAGGCTTACA CATACAAAGTGGCTGGTGATACATCAGAGTTTGTAAACCGAGTGCTCTGTAAAGTAGAGGAAGGGGATCCTACAGGTGGTCTAGATCAATCATAG
- the LOC139521047 gene encoding large ribosomal subunit protein mL51-like, translating to MGIIGQSICLLCHGMETHTKQLLNKTSPSQMYTLYKAKQTIPCVNLIQKRLMSSKFKKDKETVHRKDAACIGEGDKMYEPQSPYREHWPRRYGWDNKLFGGGALPKLDEPLKFALKQKDKDYWDKEHALFGQNDYIDILGDGNVRPVDLMKGPSWIRGFKGNEMQRIIRRLQFDGHKLQQLYPTKFHMIQKRLDYLYKHYNLRRSNAIGKGIKRVQK from the exons ATGGGTATAATAGGTCAGAGCATATGTCTTTTATGTCATGGAATGGAAACACATACAAAACAGTTATTAAACAAAACTTCACCGTCAcaaatgtatacattgtataagGCAAAGCAGACCATTCCCTGTGTTAATCTCATCCAAAAAAGATTGATGTCATCAAAGTTTAAAAAAGATAAGGAGACTGTCCATAGGAAAGATGCTGCATGCATAGGTGAAGGTGACAAGATGTATGAACCACAGTCACCATACAGGGAACATTGGCCAAGACGTTATGGATGGGATAATAAGTTGTTTGGAGGAG GTGCTTTGCCAAAGTTGGATGAACCATTGAAGTTTGCATTGAAACAGAAGGATAAGGACTATTGGGACAAAGAACATGCTTTATTTGGACAGAATGATTATATtg atataTTAGGGGATGGAAATGTTAGACCAGTTGATTTAATGAAGGGTCCATCATGGATTCGTGGTTTTAAAGGAAATGAAATGCAGCGCATCATTCGTAGATTACAGTTTGATGGACACAAACTCCAACAATTATATCCAACAAAGTTTCATATGATACAAAAAAGATTGGATTATCTGTACAAACATTATAATCTACGTCGTTCTAATGCCATAGGAAAAGGAATAAAAagagttcaaaaataa